The following nucleotide sequence is from Podospora bellae-mahoneyi strain CBS 112042 chromosome 1 map unlocalized CBS112042p_1, whole genome shotgun sequence.
AACGGCCCCATATCGAATCTTGGGAAAGGATGCGCCTCCGTATTGAAAACAATCTTGTCGAGCGGTAGTAGGTCATTCGGCGAGAACAGCAAGTAAAAGTACTTGAGCGTCTCCGCCAGCCAGAAACTCTCCATATTGTCCCTCGTCTGAGGAGGGATGATGTTGGCATTGGACAAGCTGGTGAAcccgccgccatcctcgaccGCTGTGTAGTTCATGAAGCTCTTGAACATCTCCCAGCCCCAATCACGATACTTTTCCTCGCCGGTGATTCGCCACATGTAGAACAGACTCTCGACCGTCTCTGGGCGCTGCAGGTTATGACTGTCTTGCGGCTTCACGTCAAAATCCTTGCGCCACTCGGCCTCCGGATCGGGGTCGAATTCGGCGGGCGCCTGGTGGGGAGCCGATGCCGGAAGTGGTTCCTTAGGCAGGTTGAAGTAAGTAATCTCAGCGGCAAGGCCGGTCGCCATGTACTTGTACATGCCCCAGCACGTGTGCATAAGTTCCCGTGCGAGCTGCATATCGGCCTCATTCTTGTCGGTCCATGTGGGCAAGCCCCTGGCCTCCTTTTCGGTCAGCCCACCCGTGGCCGCCAGAGCAATTGTTCCGGGCATAAAGCAGACGAGGTGGTCCATCTTGGGTGAAAGTTCATTGTTCAACCCGCTTGGGCGCTCGCCAATGATGGTAAACTGCGACGGCTCCGTGTAAGTGATCAGGTGTTTCCGGACGCCCTGCAGCGCCTCATCCCACATCTCCTGATAAATTGgctccttcttgttggtcTGCAAATACTGCTTGATGAGATATTCGTAGTACGAGTCGCCACGACTGCCCAATCTGATGTTCTCGCCATGAAATTTGCCCGTTGTAGCAAAGATGAAAATGGGCACCAATCCATCCTGAGCGCCATTGTCGTCCACCAGCTGGATGACCTTTTCCGCCTTGTCCCAGAAATCCTTCTCGCCCGTTAGTTTCGCGAGATACTTGAACTCGAGCTGCAGAGTCGTTGTCTCGGCCGTGGATGAAGCACCCGAGTCAGCATGTGAAATAATGCCCTTAAACTCTTTCAAGTTGACACTGGCGTATGGAATCCCAGAAGGCGAGTCAAACGCAGCCATCAGTCTGTCAGCCAAgtccttcgccttctccaagtACAAATCCTCCCCAGGCTTCCCAGGGTCGTCATCTGAAATGGGCGCCAACTGTGGAAACGTGGTCGAGAGGTAATGCGCCGAAAGTAACCCTCCCAACATGCGAATCGTCGTCTCAAACGTGTTCACATACTCATCCTGCTCCCACGTCAAATCCTTCGCCAACCACTCCCTTGCATGCGATAACCGGCTGGTCAAGTTCATCAACATGAGCGTATCCAACGAATCAATGATaatccaccccaaccccttcgGCACCATCTGCTTCCCTGTCTTGGACTCCGGATGAAACTCGTCCATCCCCCAAGCATACCTCTCATACGCATCCCAACTCAACTCCAtagcctccaccaccctctccctcctcttcaaccaaTTCGCCCTACTCCTCCCCGTATCCtgtccccaccatccccatccgctCACAACCGCACCCTGCTGCTCCCCAGAAAACACACCCGACCACCAAACTAACCCAGCCAcaacaagcaacaacaaccccaacgtcctcttcctcctagGTCtaaatccccctcctcccccaccatacCCGCCCCGTCCTGGGGGGTACATATACGGCTTATCTTTATACATCGGCAACGCAGCACGATTCCCTCCCGAAATGATATCTTGCACCCCGCTCAAAATATTCCCCGGCTTGCTATTCTTGTTTGTAGCCGCGGCCCATAAGCGGTCTTCGTACTGGCGTTGTGGGTTGCTAAAGGAAGGGACATTTTTTGGTATCGAGAAGGAAGACAtatcctcttcttcttgatctccaaCGCCCGGTTCGGAGGAGAATCGTATCTCGGTTGTGTTCGTGGGTGTGTTCGTTGTCGGCAAAAGGGAGGTACTAGCTTCCAGCACCTCGCTCGCCTTGTCGCGAAGGCGCTCAgtctcggcggcggcggttcGGATTACgttttggagggtggtggtgatgttacTGGTGtcgtgggtggtggtgtttctcTTTGGTCTCCAGTTGGCAGTGGGATCCCGATTCAGACCGCGGATGTTAAATGGGTCTCGAACGTTCATAGGCAAATGATCAATTCGTTGTGTAAGTAATAagcgcggtggtggtggtggtggcggttgcTATAAATGGGTGCCGTTGGTTTgagatgtggtggtgtgtgagcTCAGACTTCTTTTAGGAATAAAGTAGgtaggaaagaaagagacaAAACTGCATGTACACAGTGAGAGAGCAATATGTACAAGAGCAAGACAAGAATCCACACCAAAAAGACACACGCACACCCTTCGTCCCGTCCGTTCTTTTTTGGCCAGCAATGTGGCTCTTTCCCCGGGTGGCAGGTCAGACGGTGGACAGGAATGCTGCTGACCGGAAGACAGGAACACTTGGAGCTTTCTTGCGATTATATGCAGTCAAAAAAGATGCCAGCAAAGTCAATTGGCTGGAGCTGACAACGGCGGGCATATCTTGGTTGCATGCGACTGTTGTGTGGGGTTCTAACAACAGATCGTGGCTGGCCGATCAGTGCGCCGAGTCTTGGCGTCTGAAAAGGCCAGCTATGTTTGATGCCGGCAGCCGATATCGTCACTTTTCGTGGATGATTAAGGTTTGGGATGCTGGTGGTTGCTTGCTGTTCAAGCTCTTCTTTTTATATGTTTTAATGTTCTCTAATTTCATGAACGGTAGCTTTGATGAGCTCTCGTCTCCAGGGGATCATTATTAAATGCCAAGAAATTGTTTGTCAGacccatcctccaccaaacgGCAAACGGCCAACGGCAAATGGACTTGGCAAGGACGGTAGCAAAGTGTTTAAACCCAAGCCTTGGGATTTCGTGGGTACGCGTAATAATCCATGAAGCACTTGAGCgttgaggtgaggtgaggctCGAGGGAAGGTGTAAGTGAAAGAAGGCTTATCTAATCGTCATGCTCTTGCCCAGTTATCGAGGCTACCGTTTGACCCAATTAGGTTTAAGTAGTTGGGCATGGTTTGCTCTTTCCACTCGCGTCAACTCGATAAACGGAGCCTTTGAAGAAACCCAAACAGAGTCACCATGAGAAAATCATCCGAGTTCCAGAACTATCCCTTCCTGACAGGCGAAGAGTTCGCCGAAGCGTGCCACCACCTGGATAGGAGATACTGCCAAGCTACCTTGGGTCCCGTACGGAGAAAATGGAAACTCAGAACATGTAACGCACTCAACACCGCTTTCGGCCTAGGACGAGAATACAACACATATGTCCAAATAGTTCGACCACTGGAAGGAGAGCTAGACGATGGGGATCTATCAAACATATTTGACAGTCTTTCATTTCAAAGCAGCAACCCTACCGCAACCGACGACATGGTGGACAGCAAGATGgtggaggccgaggatgcTGATGAGGTACGTTCCACAGCTTTGGAACCGTGCTTTGTACTCACACTCTCCCAGGCTGTGTTCCACAAGAAGCCAAAGTCGACGGCAAGTGCTGGGCAGGTCGTGTATGAAATACATCTCCACCCAACATATCAAGCGCCCTGTTTGTGGTTCAGTCTACACAACCTCCCCGTTGATGAGCAAGCTTTCAACATCGATACTGTCTTTCGACGTCTCGTACCAGACCAGTACAAAGATGGACTCCGCAGTGCTGGGGAAATTGGTGGCATCTCGGCCGACGTATGTCTTTTTTTCATTATGCTGTCAAGAATATGGTTAACTAGGCGATTCTGCGTCTGATCGAAAGGTCCTAGACTAACACAAACCATTCTGCAGCACCACCCAGTTACAGGGCTCCCCAGTTTCTTTATACATCCTTGTCTTCTTGGTGAAGCAATGTCAACATTTGACTGCTCCAAGGAGGACTATCTCATGGTATGGTTGGGCCTCGTGGGGGGTTGTGTCGGCCTTTGGGTTCCGTCAGAGATGGCAATCGAATCGCAATAGGCTGAGCCCAAGGAGCTGTGCCCCAACATATCCTCGCTGTATTATGCCAACCTGGCGGGTATCATTCATCGTCGCTATCATCCTCCAGTTCCATCTCTGCATCCGAGtcgctctcttcttctttcttctcctcttcccttgGCCGTTTTGTCCCGCGCGTTTCAGCAGCGGCGTCAGGCATGGCATGATCAGACGCGGATGGCTTGGGGGGAAGGCCGCGGGAGGTCACATTTGCAGACGCCCCTGGTAGAGGAGCGTTGAAGATGCTCTGCTGGAGGTCGGTAACCTCGACCTGGGCTGCCGTCGAAGCTGCAGGTGGTTTGAAAGTACCGTCGAGcttggcgatgatgttggaCTTGGACTTTGCATAGGAGATTTTCTGTTTCGAGTTAGTATATACCCAAAAATGAAAGACAAGAACTACCTACCAGCTCCCGTCCAAAAAACTCGAACCCATTCAACGACCGCATGGCCTGCGTGGCCGTCTGAATATCTTTGTACACGATGTGAGCCTGGCCGCGCATCTTCATTGTCTTGAGCGCCACCACATCTAATACGGCGCCATATGTCGAGAATAGCATGTAGAGTGCTGTCCTAAGGTCCTCCTTCTGAATCTTGTTGGATGGGAGGTTCGTGACATAGAGGGTTTGGTTTGGCGGCACTGAAGCGACCTTGGCTGGGAGGCCAGGAGGGAGTGCGCGTGTAGCCATCGTTGGTTTTCAGTATTTGTAGCTTCTTGTGCTTCGGAAACAACACAAGTAGCGGGGTTGTCTGAATTGGCGCAAACAATTCGCGATTTGTGGACGGAGGCACTGAcggtgttgttgatattAAGTCGATGGATGCATTAAAGGTGACCTGAAATTTGGAGGCgccaaacaccaaacaccagaAGCCTACGCGCCACCCCTAGGCGTGTGGCTAGCCATTGGTCAGGGCGCCTCATCCCACCAGCCCCACCAGTTACGCAACAGCTTCCCCTGACCAAGGTCAACTCCACCATCATTCAACCAGCAACTCCAGCCAGTACTAGGTATCATCTTCGTTAACTCTAGCGGTAGTAGAGAGCTACTCCTACCGTacaaacatcaacaccatgtcGGCCCCCGAAGTCCACCACCTTTTCCACAATCCCATTGCGGATCACTCGTTCTCAGCTGACCGCCAAACGCTGGCCATTGCGCGCGACACCACTGTCGAGCTCTACGGAAGGGTCGGGAATAGCTTCAAACTCAAGGATGAGCTCAAGGGCCACGACAAGACTGTGACCAGCATTGATATTGCCCCCAACTCAGGACGCATTGTTACCTGCTCTCAGGGCAAGTTACTTGTCCATCTCCGACAACAACTCCAACTGACCTCTCACGTACAGATCGCAATGCCCTCGTGTGGGAGCCTACCCCCCAAGGCTATAAGCCGACCCTCGTCCTCCTGCGCATCAACCGAGCTGCCACCTTTGTACGCTGGTCGCCGAACGAGACCAAGTTTGCGGTTGGATCTGGTGACAGACTGATCGCGATCTGCTATTTcgaggaggaaaatgacTGGTGGGTCTCGAAGCACTTGAAGAAGCCGATTCGCAGTACCATCACCACTGTCGCATGGCATCCCAATTCGGTCCTTCTTGCCGCTGGCTCTACCGATGCCCATGCGCGCGTCTTGTCCAGCTTCATCAAGGGCGTCGACGCCAGGCCAGAGCCCACCGCCTGGGGTGAGAGATTGcccttcaacaccatctgTGGCGAGTACTTGAACAACTCGGCTGGTTGGATTCACTCTGTGGCTTTCTCCCCCAGCGGAGATGCTCTCGCCTTTGCCGCACatgacagcagcatcacTGTTGTGTATCCAAGCGCTCCTGAGCAGCCGCCCAGGGCTGttgtcaccatcaacacccagctGCTCCCCTTTATGAGCCTCATCTGGAATGGAGAGGCTGAGATCATTGCCGCCGGATATGACTGCGAGGCTTTCCGGTTCAAGGGTGGTCTTAATGGCTGGCAGCTGAGCGGAACGATTGAGGCCAAGAGCCGCCCTGGTCTTGGTGATGCCCGGGAAGAGTCCGCGCTCAACATGTTTAAGCAGATGGATCTGAAGGGCAAGGTCAAAGATGACACCCAGCTCAAGACAGTCCATCAAAACACCGTCACAATGCTGCGTCCCTACGAAACCTCTGGTGATGCCGTTGCTAAGTTTAGTTGTAAGTCTTGTAAGGATTCTGTCAGCTATCACTTTTACTAACAACGATGTACAGCAAGCGGCGTGGACGGGCGCCTTGTTATTTGGAACGTTTAAATGATAGATGATCTAGAAAGATGCACCAATCGGATCACGGTGCTGTTTGCCGTTTGAGACACACACTTGACCTCGTCTTTACTACGGTAGCCTGCGTGAACTGGTGGAAGCGCGCATGAACCCGATTGGTAGCTCAAAGGTACTTGTTGAAGCCTTCAAGGTCCCTTGTCTGTAGAATCTTAGTTGTTATAAGAACAAGAGCGTTGGATTTCTTCAAGAGTGCTTTTGGACCATCTTCATCCGgcttttcctctctttcctctATCCGCCCAGCGACATGTCCAAGATGAGCGCCAGCAAACCCCAAGAACCGTCGCCGAGCAGCTTCATCTACACTTCTAGCTCCAGCGCGGTATCAGACTGCATCACCGTGGCAGCAGACGATGACGGAATACAGGCCCGCTCCTCTGAGCCACAGGCAGTCACTGGCCTGGTCATATTCAATACAATTCACTGGAGACCCAACCTTCGTTCGCTCAGCCCTCCAGGCGCGCGGGTCATCGAACTACCAGATTCTG
It contains:
- the MNS1 gene encoding mannosyl-oligosaccharide alpha-1,2-mannosidase (CAZy:GH47; COG:G; EggNog:ENOG503NUIH) codes for the protein MNVRDPFNIRGLNRDPTANWRPKRNTTTHDTSNITTTLQNVIRTAAAETERLRDKASEVLEASTSLLPTTNTPTNTTEIRFSSEPGVGDQEEEDMSSFSIPKNVPSFSNPQRQYEDRLWAAATNKNSKPGNILSGVQDIISGGNRAALPMYKDKPYMYPPGRGGYGGGGGGFRPRRKRTLGLLLLVVAGLVWWSGVFSGEQQGAVVSGWGWWGQDTGRSRANWLKRRERVVEAMELSWDAYERYAWGMDEFHPESKTGKQMVPKGLGWIIIDSLDTLMLMNLTSRLSHAREWLAKDLTWEQDEYVNTFETTIRMLGGLLSAHYLSTTFPQLAPISDDDPGKPGEDLYLEKAKDLADRLMAAFDSPSGIPYASVNLKEFKGIISHADSGASSTAETTTLQLEFKYLAKLTGEKDFWDKAEKVIQLVDDNGAQDGLVPIFIFATTGKFHGENIRLGSRGDSYYEYLIKQYLQTNKKEPIYQEMWDEALQGVRKHLITYTEPSQFTIIGERPSGLNNELSPKMDHLVCFMPGTIALAATGGLTEKEARGLPTWTDKNEADMQLARELMHTCWGMYKYMATGLAAEITYFNLPKEPLPASAPHQAPAEFDPDPEAEWRKDFDVKPQDSHNLQRPETVESLFYMWRITGEEKYRDWGWEMFKSFMNYTAVEDGGGFTSLSNANIIPPQTRDNMESFWLAETLKYFYLLFSPNDLLPLDKIVFNTEAHPFPRFDMGPLFSTGWKRKPRDAAGKIVE
- a CDS encoding uncharacterized protein (COG:A; EggNog:ENOG503P2RV); the protein is MATRALPPGLPAKVASVPPNQTLYVTNLPSNKIQKEDLRTALYMLFSTYGAVLDVVALKTMKMRGQAHIVYKDIQTATQAMRSLNGFEFFGRELKISYAKSKSNIIAKLDGTFKPPAASTAAQVEVTDLQQSIFNAPLPGASANVTSRGLPPKPSASDHAMPDAAAETRGTKRPREEEKKEEESDSDAEMELEDDSDDE
- the arc1 gene encoding ARP2/3 actin-organizing complex subunit Sop2 (COG:Z; EggNog:ENOG503NU7A; BUSCO:EOG09262VPD); this encodes MSAPEVHHLFHNPIADHSFSADRQTLAIARDTTVELYGRVGNSFKLKDELKGHDKTVTSIDIAPNSGRIVTCSQDRNALVWEPTPQGYKPTLVLLRINRAATFVRWSPNETKFAVGSGDRLIAICYFEEENDWWVSKHLKKPIRSTITTVAWHPNSVLLAAGSTDAHARVLSSFIKGVDARPEPTAWGERLPFNTICGEYLNNSAGWIHSVAFSPSGDALAFAAHDSSITVVYPSAPEQPPRAVVTINTQLLPFMSLIWNGEAEIIAAGYDCEAFRFKGGLNGWQLSGTIEAKSRPGLGDAREESALNMFKQMDLKGKVKDDTQLKTVHQNTVTMLRPYETSGDAVAKFSSSGVDGRLVIWNV